gCAGAAGCGATTTACTAGAATGTCCTAGGGATAAAGAATTTCAGCTTTGAGGGTAGTTTGAAGAAGTTGGAAATAGTCCTTCTGGAGAGATGAAagctgagaggaaatttgatcAAAGTATTTGAAGTCATGAGTGGCTGGATAGAGTAGAGAGGGAGAAGTTTCTTCTGCTTGTTAAAGAAACTGAAacaagggacaattttttcacacagacagtggttcatatttgggatgaactgccagaggaagtggtggatgtggatggttacgacatttaaaagacatttggacaggtacatgaatagaaaaagtttagagggatacaggtcaaACACAGGCATGTAGGACAAATATAGTTTGAAAAATGTGGTTGGAGAGGATGATCTGACAAAAAGGTCTGTTTTGTGCTGTGTAACTTTATGAGAGCGCATAGATTTTAACGTGGTGTGCAAAAGAAGCATATGAGTGATGTGCGAAAaaacctttcactcagtgagtagttagggtatgggatgcactgcctggaaatgtactGGAGGCCAATTTGATTGAGGCCTTAAGCAGGGGCATTGGTTATTTGGTTCGGAATGGTGTGTGGGGATAGGGCAAAAAGGCTGGAGATTGGCAGTCGGTGATCATGAGACAGTTCAGgcccagtgggctgaatggcctccttcggTGCTGTAACACGACTGTGATTCTTTGaatggtgctacataaatgcagagAATCATtcactccttctttctcttggcAGATGTTGAAGACGCACTTTGGGAATCTCCGTAAGGTGGGTTCAGAAGGGTGCCTGCTGGACTGTGAGTTCCTACCCTGGACACGGCAAATCCTGCACCGGTGTAAACACTTAACAGCTGACTGCCAGGAGGGGCCCAAAGAGCACTCCAAGATGGAAGCACCTGCCACTGAGGAGGCCAAGGTAGTGGTCCATGAGGAGGGCCAGAAGGTGAACATTCCCGAGGTACGGATTGAGAAGGAGTACAGCCTGAGTGTCGACACTTTGCACCAGCTGGCCAGTGACAGCTATGATGAATCAGACAAGAGCTGCGACAGCCTGGGGCCTGGGGGCCAGGACACGGCCTACCGGCTGGGAGTGGAGGACCTGGGCATGTGGCGCACCTACAGCGACGGCAATCTAGCACGCGATGGGGAGaggcgggacttcatctccaaCAGCCAGCTGAAGGGTAAACAGAAAACGGAGAGTGGCTGGAGCCTGCCTTCCCCAAAGACACTGAGGAAAGAGCGGGCACTGGCAAGAATGGCAGCTGCCAAGGAACACCTACGTTCCATCTTTACTGGGTCCCGCAAGGTAGGAGGCAAAGCTCCACAAGCCCTGTAAtcaggaggttggggggtgggggggaggtggtgctAGTGGATAAGGAGGTGAAGTAGATGtatttttggatttggatttccaggaggcatttgaaaAGGCACCATATTAGCCTGTTAATCAGACAAGAGCCAATGGCGTTGAATAGAGCATTGGCTAACTAATAGCAGGTTGGGACAATGGGGCACTTTTCAGGTtggcaatctgtaactagtggaatgcaACAGAGATCACTGGGGGCCACAGTTaccacaatatatatcaatgccTTAGATGAGGAAAGTAAATGTACCGGtggcaagtttgcaaatgatacaaaaataggtgggaaagcaagtgATGAGAATGACACACAAAATCAGCAACACAATGTAGATAGATTGAGCGAGTgggcaaaacttggcagatgcaatataatgtgggaaaatatgacgTTATgcgctttggcaggaagaattgagAAGCTCCATGTTATTTAAGAAGGCTGCAGCCCAGGGGGATTTGGCAGTcctcaaagggaatagagtataaaagtaaaagtcttgctaaaactacacaaggcactaGCTAAAGCACAGCTGAAATACTGGGAacaattttgggccccttatctgaAGAAAAAAACATACTGAGCAGGGGGGGCATTTCAGAGAAAGTTTGCTCAGCTGATTCTGGATATGGAGGGCCTGTCTTATGAGACTGTACCAGTACTTACTGGAATATGAAA
The genomic region above belongs to Stegostoma tigrinum isolate sSteTig4 chromosome 34, sSteTig4.hap1, whole genome shotgun sequence and contains:
- the LOC125446524 gene encoding regulator of G-protein signaling 3-like; protein product: MLKTHFGNLRKVGSEGCLLDCEFLPWTRQILHRCKHLTADCQEGPKEHSKMEAPATEEAKVVVHEEGQKVNIPEVRIEKEYSLSVDTLHQLASDSYDESDKSCDSLGPGGQDTAYRLGVEDLGMWRTYSDGNLARDGERRDFISNSQLKGKQKTESGWSLPSPKTLRKERALARMAAAKEHLRSIFTGSRKHLASSAESDLGLDCAENGGRSRRKKHLGSRLGFLRKWNDACAKNDLNSLRPTAEEATQWGESLDKLLAHRYGLMAFKGFLRTEFSDENIEFWLACEDYKNTKSNAKLTSKAKKIFEEFIDTHAPREVNLDSHTREVTSTNVLSPTHSTFDLAQKRIFGLMEKDSYPRFLRSQFYLDLSNPKKLNGVM